In one window of Calypte anna isolate BGI_N300 chromosome 1, bCalAnn1_v1.p, whole genome shotgun sequence DNA:
- the ZC3H12C gene encoding probable ribonuclease ZC3H12C, whose amino-acid sequence MGLKDHLGHDLGHLYMGSTGTQINAIVPWSVAEKPTMDKVNSRKEDADKEASEETSGSSSCDSEESTNSDNDSERLNNSASESHLLPKTHQQLCRFPCLEPHILKRNEILQDFRIEEAQIVPKEVKKPPDVMKEYQTKLEFALKLGYSEEQVQLVLNKLGTDALINDILGELVKLGNKTETEQTVTNANTSVMREASSIESQRSDSPLQEDATEDGDNLRPIVIDGSNVAMSHGNKEVFSCRGIKLAVDWFLERGHKDVTVFVPAWRKEQSRPDALITDQEILRKLEKEKILVFTPSRRVQGRRVVCYDDRFIVKLAFESDGIIVSNDNYRDLANEKPEWKKFIDERLLMYSFVNDKFMPPDDPLGRHGPSLDNFLRKKPIVPEHKKQPCPYGKKCTYGHKCKYYHPERGNQPQRSVADELRAMSRITAAKTTSEGGLVKSNSVPCSTKNDGTSELKRAAPKRQSDPSIRTQVYQDLEEKLPTKNKLETRSVPSLVSIPSSSAAKPQSTAPLTNGLPSGVHFPPQDQRPQGQYPTVMMATKNHGTPMPYDQYPKCESPVDGGYYSMLSAYSNISISGPRSPERRFSLDTDYRISSVASDCSSEGSVSCGSSDSYVGYSDRSYMSSPDPQLEENLKCQHMHPHGRLNTQPFLQSYHEPLTRVQSYSHEEPKHHHKPPVPYMAVHLQHPAASARSSCPNEYSASQSSSHSKTMHLGRALVSTRIESISDSRLYDNSPLRHRKPYSGQDGLGSWDRQSYGMDAYGYRQTYSLPSNPTQPCYEQFAFQSLPEQQDQTWRVPYCGIPQDPLRHQDTREKVYINLCNIFPPDLVRIVMKKNPHVTDAQQLAAAILVEKSQLGY is encoded by the exons ATGGGCTTGAAGGATCATCTGGGGCATGATTTAGGCCACCTTTATATGGGGAGCACTGGCACACAAATAAATGCAATTGTACCTTGGTCAGTGGCGGAGAAGCCAACGATGGATAAGGTTAATTCTAGGAAAGAAGATGCAGACAAGGAGGCATCTGAAGAGACTTCTGGAAGTTCCAGCTGTGACTCTGAAGAAAGCACAAATTCTGATAATGATTCAGAGAGACTGAATAATTCTGCATCAGAATCACATTTATTGCCTAAGACTCACCAACAGCTGTGCCGATTTCCTTGCTTAGAGCCTCATAtactaaaaagaaatgaaatcttACAAGACTTTAGGATAGAAGAGGCTCAGATAGTACCTAAGGAAGTCAAAAAGCCCCCTGATGTGATGAAAGAATATCAAACCAAACTGGAGTTTGCACTTAAGTTGGGTTACTCTGAAGAGCAGGTTCAACTTGTACTAAATAAACTTGGGACTGATGCTTTAATAAATGATATTTTGGGAGAACTTGTCAAACTTGGGAATAAAACTGAGACTGAGCAGACTGTAACTAATGCTAACACTAGTGTAATGCGTGAAGCATCTTCCATAGAGTCTCAGAGATCAGATTCTCCACTGCAGGAAGATGCAACAGAGGATGGTGACAACCTGAGGCCAATAGTTATTGATGGCAGCAATGTTGCAATGAG TCACGGGaacaaagaagtattttcttgtcGAGGAATCAAATTGGCTGTAGACTGGTTTTTGGAAAGAGGCCACAAGGATGTAACTGTGTTTGTGCCAGCCTGGAGGAAAGAACAGTCAAGACCTGATGCACTTATCACAG ATCAAGAAATCTTGCGTAAattagaaaaggagaagattCTTGTGTTTACACCATCCCGCCGAGTGCAAGGGAGAAGGGTGGTGTGCTACGATGACAGATTCATTGTCAAGTTGGCCTTTGAGTCAGATGGCATTATTGTATCTAATGATAACTACAGGGATCTAGCTAATGAAAAGCCTGAATGGAAGAAGTTCATAGATGAACGCTTGTTGATGTATTCATTTGTTAATGACAA ATTTATGCCTCCTGATGATCCTCTTGGGCGCCATGGTCCAAGTCTGGACAATTTTCTTAGGAAGAAGCCTATTGTGCCAGAACATAAGAAGCAACCGTGTCCATATG GGAAGAAATGTACCTATGGACACAAATGCAAATACTATCATCCAGAAAGGGGAAATCAGCCTCAGCGATCTGTAGCTGATGAACTTCGTGCCATGTCTAGAATCACAGCTGCCAAAACTACAAGTGAAGGAGGACTGGTAAAAAGCAATAGCGTTCCCTGTAGCACTAAAAATGATGGCACTTCTGAGCTGAAACGTGCTGCTCCAAAGAGGCAATCGGATCCTAGTATACGGACTCAAGTCTATCAAGACTTGGAGGAAAAGCTTCCCACCAAAAACAAATTGGAAACCAGGTCTGTACCTTCTTTAGTTAGTATACCAAGTTCCTCTGCTGCCAAACCCCAAAGTACTGCACCTTTAACTAACGGCCTTCCATCTGGAGTTCACTTCCCACCTCAGGATCAAAGACCACAGGGACAGTATCCTACAGTGATGATGGCAACCAAAAATCACGGAACGCCAATGCCTTATGACCAGTACCCAAAATGTGAGTCTCCTGTGGATGGAGGGTATTACTCTATGCTGAGTGCATATTCAAATATAAGTATATCTGGTCCACGCAGCCCTGAAAGGCGCTTCTCCTTGGACACAGATTATAGGATTAGCTCTGTAGCTTCTGACTGCAGTAGTGAGGGGAGCGTTAGCTGTGGCAGTAGCGATTCCTACGTGGGTTACAGCGACCGCTCCTACATGAGTTCTCCTGACCCACAGCTAGAGGAGAACTTGAAGTGCCAGCATATGCACCCCCACGGCCGCCTTAACACTCAGCCCTTCCTACAGAGCTACCACGAGCCTCTCACAAGAGTGCAAAGCTATAGTCACGAAGAACCAAAGCATCACCACAAACCTCCAGTTCCCTACATGGCTGTGCAtctgcagcatccagcagcCAGTGCTCGTTCGAGTTGTCCAAACGAATACTCCGCATCTCAGAGTTCCTCACATTCAAAGACCATGCATCTGGGGAGAGCCCTCGTGTCCACGAGAATAGAGAGCATTTCAGACTCGCGTTTGTACGATAACTCTCCATTAAGACACAGGAAGCCTTATTCTGGCCAAGATGGGCTTGGAAGTTGGGATAGGCAGAGTTACGGGATGGATGCCTATGGCTACCGCCAGACCTACTCCTTGCCAAGCAACCCCACGCAGCCATGCTACGAGCAGTTTGCCTTCCAAAGCTTACCTGAACAGCAGGACCAGACCTGGCGTGTACCTTACTGTGGAATCCCTCAAGACCCTCTGAGGCACCAAGACACCCGGGAGAAGGTTTACATAAATCTCTGCAACATCTTCCCCCCTGATCTTGTGAGGATCGTTATGAAGAAGAACCCTCACGTGACGGACGCTCAGCAGCTCGCTGCAGCCATCTTAGTGGAGAAATCTCAGCTAGGTTATTGA